The sequence ATCATCGCTGATTTTGGTACTCGTAGACGTTTTAGCAAAGCTTGGCAAGCCCATGTGGTTGAGACTTTGCATAAAGCTGAACCAAAAATAGTAAGCGGTACTTCCAACGTGTATTTAGCGAAAAAGCTCGGAATGACGCCAATCGGTACGATGGCACATGAGTTTATGCAGGCATTTCAGGCTTTGGATGTGCGTTTACGTGATTCACAAAAAGCGGCGCTTGAAGCATGGGTACATGAGTATCGCGGCGATTTGGGTATTGCGCTGACCGATGTCGTTGGCATGGATGCGTTTTTACGCGATTTTGATTTGTATTTCGCTAAGCTGTTTGATGGTTTACGTCACGATAGCGGCGACCCGTATATCTGGGGTGATAAGGCGATTGCTCATTATAAAAACCTTAAAATAGACCCAAGAACGAAGATTTTAACCTTTAGTGATGGCTTAGATTTGGATAAAGCTTGGAATTTACATCAGTATTTTAAAGGTCAAATAAAGACCAGCTTTGGTATTGGTACCAACCTCACCAATGATATGGGTATCACCCCGATAAATATCGTCTTAAAGTTGGTGGAATGCAATGGGCAGCCAGTCGCTAAACTGTCAGACAGTCCAGGCAAGACCATGATTAATAACGACACGTATCTTGCCTATTTGCGCCAAGTATTTGAAGTCGACGAGCCTGAATAGAATTGACTTAACTGTCGCTATTCTCTGTTTTATCTTCTTCTTCAGCAAAAGCGGCATCTAGTGCTTGCTGTACCGCATTGATACGGGTTTCGCAAACGCGATAAGCAGCAATTGACTCTTCCACTGTGGTCATCAGATTATCAATATCTGGCTCATCTTGTTGCTGTAATTCAGCGGCATTGGTTTTTAGAATATCATAAGCCGCCTTAAAGGTTTTTGGGGCGGCTTTTTTGCGTTTGCGAGTAGGGGTTGTCATAAGGTTTCCTAATTTTAAAATAAAGTCTTTGATTAAGTTGAATCGACGGTAGGTTGTACTTCTTATTTATTAATGTTTACGTCAATAATCTGTGCTTTTGCTTTACCGTCCTTTAAGAGGATGTGCACCGTTTGTTCTGGATGGAGCTGCATACCGCTGGTCAGTATTTGCTTATCTTTTGCATCAGTAAGCATGGTATAGCCTTGCTTGAGCACCCGAGAAGGGCGATGCAGGAGCACAATATCACGCAGATGTTCGCTATCACGCTGTGCTTGTATTAACTGCTGCTGTGCCGAATGCATAATCGTTTTTTGGTTATTTTGACTGGCACTAGCAGCCACTGTTAACTGCTGATAGGCCGCTGCTTGAGTCTGTGTGCGTAGCTCGCTGGTGAGTCTGGCGGCTTGCTTGACCTGTCGCTGAGCGCTTTGCTGAATACTACGCCACGCATAATCACTGTCTTTTTGCAGAGCGGTTAATTGACCAATTGTTTGCGATTGTATTTGGCTCAACTGGCGTGTCGTTTGCTGCTCAGCGGTGTTTAATTGACGTTGGGCTGCTTGCTTGATTTGCGCTTGGTATTGCAGCGTTTGAGTGACGAGCTGGGCTAAATGCGTCATGATAGCGGCAATCACCTTTGATGGGGTATCAAAGCTAGTATGCGCGACTTCATCTAAGATCACTTTATCACGCTCGTGACCAATGCCAACCCAGACAGGGATAGGCTGCTCTGCAACCAATGCTGCCAATTCATAATCATTTAGATAGGCTAAATCACCGACCGCACCGCCGCCACGAATAATGACTAATAAGTCTGGCAGGCGCTCATAAGTATCAAAAAACTGCTGCTGGGCGTTAACGATTGCTTGGCGGATTTCGCTTGGCGCATGATTACCCTGAAAGGTCGCGTTATGATAATGGAAATGACAGGCACCTGTGCGCGCTAAGCGATCAGCGTCGGCTTGAAAATCACCTAATCCAGCGGCTTTTTCAGGGGCAATGACCAGCACATGCTCAATATCAAACGGAACAGGCAGCTGTTGATTCAGGTTTAATAAGCCTTCTCCCGTCAAGCGATCGACCATCTCTGCATATTGTCGCGCCAAGTCGCCTAACGTGTAGCTAGGGTCAATATCTTCAATAGTGAGAGAGAAGCCATATTGCGCATGGAAGCCTGCGGATACTTTGAGCAATACTGTCAAATCACGATCAAGGGGCATGCCAGTTGCGCGCTCAAATTTTGCTAATACCCGCGCGGCTTTAAAGCGCCAAAGATTGCCGCGGCAGCTAGCAATGACCTTACCGTCATCATCTTTTTCTGCCAATTCAAAGTAATAATGCCCGCCTTTACTAGATAGATTGCGAATCTCTGCTTTTACCCATACACGGTGGTTAAAGGTCTGTTTGATAACCATATCAACGGCTGATAAATAGTCACTCAATCGCAGAACGGTATCTTCTAAATTGACTTCAATATTATTTTCTTGCTCAGCTAACTCGGCTTCCAAGGTCGCTAAATCTTTAGCAGGCGCTAATACCTTAGCTGGTTTCATATTTGACAGGTTGGGTTTGCGCATAATAATAGACCAAAAGTGAGGGAGCTTAAAAACGGGCTGTTTATAGAGTAAGAGTCATAAAAAATCAGAAAGGGTAGTTTACCCCAAAAGCGAGCACACAAAAAGAGAAGCCAACCCGTCAGCGACTAATATATTCTTATCGCTGATTGGTTGGCTAAATACTTTATTAAATAACAAGCCGCCAAATAAGTGCTTTATGAAATAATAATTATTTTATTGGCAGCGAAAGTTGATTTTATACTCGTAATCGTCGTCACGTGATAAGTTCGGCGAGCCCGTACCAAGGATCGTACCGAGGACGGCACTGGCTTGCCCAATCATCCGACCGGTATTTTCATCTAAAATACCGTTATAAGTGACTTTGTCATCGACGATAATAACTTGCTTACCTCTGCAAGTTTTTTGTGCGCTGTCTATCGCATTTTGCTGTGCTTTTACTTTGCTATCGGCGATGCCAGTCGTCTCATAAATAGAGTTGGCACGCTGGATAACTGGTGATGAAGGCGTAGTTTGGCAAGCACTTAGGGCGAGTGCTGCCGCCAAAGTAGCAGTCAGTGCAGCGGTTTTATTAATAGTATTCATAAACGATTCCTAATGTCTGTCAGTCATACATAAAGTTGAATATCACAGCAAAATTGAGGATACGCTATGCACGTATCCGTCCATAGGTGGCTCAACAACTATGATGAATCTACCCTATTCGGCTCTGGGGTGTCTAGTCGGTTATTGTGTACGGTATTGCAGAGACCGCACATATTCATCATATATTCATGGGCGACGTTTACTTATGATGAGCGAAAATGAAAATAAGCGGTACTATGACACAGCAAATCACTTGAAATATAAACCATATCTAGGATAATTGACCTATTCATTTTTAATCAATAAGTAATTTTATGCCATTAATTCCTGCTCCTGCTGGCGTGCTCGAAGTCGACGCGCTTTGGCAACAAGATAATCCTAACAATCCAAATACCGATACAGTGGCGTTACTGTGTCATCCCAATCCGTTATTCGACGGCACGATGAATAATAAAGTGGTGACGACGATGTATCGCTTTGCTCGTGATAATGGTATGCACGTGGTACGCTTTAACTTTCGCGGTGTCGGGCAGTCGACTGGCGAGCACGATTATGCGTATGGTGAAGTCGTAGATGCAATGACCGTGCTACAATGGATTGCAGAGCAAACCAATGCGCGCAAGTTATGGTTGGGTGGTTTCTCTTTTGGCGGTTATGTGACAGCACGGGTGGCTGAGCAGGTGCTTGAAGCCCCTCATATTTGGGGGCTAGGCGATTTTGAGATTACTAAAATCGCCCTTATTGCTCCATCCGTTGAAAAAAATGACAGCAGTGACATAAGCTTACCAGCCGATAAAACGTTTGAGATTTATGGCAATGCTGATGAAGTGATTGACCCTGATAATATGCAAGTATTTGCGGAGCGATTAGGGATTGCTGTCAGCGTTGTAGATGGCGCAGGGCACTTTTTTCATGGACGTCTGTCAGAGTTGAAAGGCCTATTAGAAAAGCATACCTTTGGTAGCGACTCTTAGTTATTACCTAGGGCGTGTCATCAATTAGCACATTAGTACGTTTAGTGGTCTTAAAATGGCTAAATTTTGCTAAACATCGTCAGCAATTTTGTCAATATGTTCATATTAACGGCAATTGCTTCCTTGTTTATCTACAATTTTTCTCATTTTAAGCCTCACAATCTAATTGATGACACACCCTAGTAATATTAGGATAGAGAACCGCTATCAAGTAATGAGCTCTGATCGCTTCATTTTGACGAGTTCATGCAGAATCAACCATTACCTTACTATTTATTTTGTCTAATGATGAGTCGTATTATGAGTTTATCTCCATTGCAACGTTACGAGCAAGCCGTCAGTACAGATGAGTTTACTCGAGATGAGCAGCAATTTAAGGCCATGAGCTATCTTGATGAGATACATCATCAGCTCATCAATAGTGCGCCACAGAAGAAAGGCTTTTTTAGCTTTCTAAAGTCCAAGCCGACAGCACCAACGGGTTTGTATATGTGGGGCGGGGTAGGTCGTGGTAAAACATGGATGATGGACATGTTTTATGATTCATTGACCATTGATCGCAAGATGCGTCTGCATTTTCATCATTTCATGCAGCGCGTTCATCAAGAGCTAAACAAGCTGCAAGGTGAGAGTGACCCATTAGAAAAAGTCGCCGACATCATTTATGCAGAAGCGGTTATTATCTGTTTCGATGAGTTTTTTGTTTCTAATGTTTCTGATGCCATGATTTTAGGTGATTTGTTCACCATGCTATTCAATCGTGGTATTACATTGGTCGCCACCTCAAATATTGAGCCATCAGGATTGTATAAAGACGGCTTACATCGTGACCGTTTTATGCCCGCTATCGCTGAAGTGGAGCGTCATACTAAGGTGATGAATATCGATTCTGGTATCGACTATCGTTTGCGCGTATTGCAGCAGGCAGAGCTATATGAGTCGCCTATGACGAAAGCGAATCATCATTGGTTAGCCAACCGTTTTGCCAGTTTATCCAATAACCAAAAAATCAGTAATGAGCCAATTACGATTAATGGTCGCGAAATTAGAATTAATGCTCGCACTGAGGATATTTTATTCTGTGATTTCCGTCATTTATGTATGGAGCCACGATCAGCATCTGATTTCATCGAAATCGCTAAGCAGTTCAGCACAGTATTGGTCAATGCCGTGCCTGCTTTAGACGATGACTTACGGGATCCGACCCGTCGGTTTATTTATCTGGTTGATGAGTTTTATGATCGCCGTGTTAAGTTGCTGGTTAGAGCGCAGCAGTCGATTTTGGATCTATATCAAGGAGAGAAATTGGCGTTTGAGATTGAACGGACACGCTCGCGCTTGCTTGAGATGCAGTCAGAGGATTATCTGCGCATGGAGCATCGGGTCGATGATGCGGCATAATTAAAGCCTCTTCATAGCCGATGATAATCTACAAGTTGTCGATTAAAACACTCATGGTCTTCCATTCAAGTCACTCACACTCAATATTGATATATATTCGTTTGACATAACGTGTTTTTTGACAGTATTGAGAGTAAACCAAAGCATTGGTTTTTTGCATAAAAGATAATAATAAATAAGGAGCGGTAATGACTACATCCGAAGAAAATAATAAAAAACTGTCGACCCAAGATATCACCACAGACAGTATGCAGATTAGCAGTGAAGAAATGATTGGCTGGATCAATTCAAGGCGCAGTATGGGTAATTTGGATTTGCCCGCACCCACACAGACCCAAATCGAAACAGCGATTGAGTGTGCGGCGACAGCGCCAGATCATAAAAAACTGCGTCCATGGCGTTTTATAGTGACACAGGGGGACGCCCGTCATGAATTAGGCAATGCCTTGGTCGCAGCGGCTCAAGCCAAAGCGGTGCAAGAGGACGAAACGCTGTCCGAAAAGGACATCGCAAAAACTCAAGCCATGCCACTAAGAGCGCCCGTCATCATCACGGTTGTCACAAAAATACAAGCGCACAAAAAAGTTCCTCCTTTTGAACAAATGCTAAGTGCGGGAGCGGCTGTACAAAACCTGATTTTGGCGCTAAAAGCCCAAGGTTTTAGTACAGTGTGGCGTACGGGACTGCTATGTAATGAACCTGCTGTTAAATCATATTTTGACGTTGGTCCAGATGATTATGTGACGGCTTTTGTTTATACTGGCACCAGCCCCAAAAATGAACCCGCCCGTAAACCGATTGATATCGAGTCTTTAGTGCGATTTGAGTCATAATATATCTAAGCGCTGTTTAGTGGCGCTTTTCTCTTGACGAATACCACTCTCTAAAAAGACAGTCGGTCGTGTAGCAAAAAGATAGATAGCCTCAATACTCTAAGCTCTAAAGCGTCATAAGTCATGATAAATAAACCATGATAAATTCTATTAATAATAAATCAGCCAATACGGATAACAGCAAATGACCAGCCCTAATGATAGCAATAAAGACATCAGTAGCGATAATACTGAGGTGAATACGAATGCCCCTGAAAAGCAAAACAGTCTGCTGGCAGGTATCATCGAACGTGCTACCAAATCGGGTATTGGTCGTAAAAAACTCAATCCTAGCGCGGTAGAATCAGCAGTGGCAAAAAACATGGCGGATATTCACAGTAATCCTACCAAGCTACGTTTGGCATTTTTAGGCGGTGGTAGTTTTGGTACAGCAATGGCAAACTTGGCTGCACGCAATGGCTGTGATACCACGCTGTGGGTACGTAACAAGCGTACGGTAAAGGCGATGGTAAAAACACAGACCAATAAAAAATATTTACCAGGTTATAAGCTTGATGACAGCCTTAAATACAGCCATGACTTGGCAGCAGCCGTCAAAGATAAAGATATCGTTTTTATTGCGGTGCCTGGTTTGGCTTTTCGTGAGACCCTAAAAAATATTGCACCATTTATCAGTGGTCAGTCTATTGTGTCATTGACCAAAGGTATGGAGAAAGATACTTTTGCCATGATGAGCGATATTATTAAAGATGAGCTACCTGAAGTGAATTTTGGTGTCATGTCGGGGCCAAACCTTGCGATAGAGATCATGAAAAACATGCCATCGGCGACCGTTATCGCCAGTGAGTCTGAGCCATTGCGCCATGCCGTACAAGCCGCATTACATAGTGCGTTTTTTCGAGTGTTTGCCAGTGATGATGTCAAAGGTGTGGAGCTTGGCGGCGCGCTAAAGAATATCTATGCGATTGCCATGGGAATGGCAGCGGCTTATGATGTTGGCGAAAATACCAAAGCGATGATATTGACTCGTGCTTTGGCAGAGATGAGCCGCTTTGGGGTTGAGGCGGGTGCGAATCCGCTTACCTTCTTAGGATTGTCTGGTGTGGGTGATTTATACGCCACTTGTAGCTCAGAGCTCAGTCGCAACTATCGTATCGGTAACATGCTCGGTCGCGGTATGAGTATTGAGGCTGCGGTG is a genomic window of Psychrobacter cibarius containing:
- the pncB gene encoding nicotinate phosphoribosyltransferase, giving the protein MTVTHTSKPFEPIITSLLDNDLYKFTMLQAMLHQFPQTHGVYRFRCRNNKDTLYPLADIKDDLEQQLDNLCELRFLEDELEYLRGLRFMRSDFVDYLELFKLKRRFITVSTDDKGRLFIDIEGPMIQAMFFEVFVLAIVNELYFDALSNASVIEEGQRRLDEKVTLLHQYATEQEKCDANTPPLIIADFGTRRRFSKAWQAHVVETLHKAEPKIVSGTSNVYLAKKLGMTPIGTMAHEFMQAFQALDVRLRDSQKAALEAWVHEYRGDLGIALTDVVGMDAFLRDFDLYFAKLFDGLRHDSGDPYIWGDKAIAHYKNLKIDPRTKILTFSDGLDLDKAWNLHQYFKGQIKTSFGIGTNLTNDMGITPINIVLKLVECNGQPVAKLSDSPGKTMINNDTYLAYLRQVFEVDEPE
- a CDS encoding exodeoxyribonuclease VII, which codes for MTTPTRKRKKAAPKTFKAAYDILKTNAAELQQQDEPDIDNLMTTVEESIAAYRVCETRINAVQQALDAAFAEEEDKTENSDS
- the xseA gene encoding exodeoxyribonuclease VII large subunit yields the protein MRKPNLSNMKPAKVLAPAKDLATLEAELAEQENNIEVNLEDTVLRLSDYLSAVDMVIKQTFNHRVWVKAEIRNLSSKGGHYYFELAEKDDDGKVIASCRGNLWRFKAARVLAKFERATGMPLDRDLTVLLKVSAGFHAQYGFSLTIEDIDPSYTLGDLARQYAEMVDRLTGEGLLNLNQQLPVPFDIEHVLVIAPEKAAGLGDFQADADRLARTGACHFHYHNATFQGNHAPSEIRQAIVNAQQQFFDTYERLPDLLVIIRGGGAVGDLAYLNDYELAALVAEQPIPVWVGIGHERDKVILDEVAHTSFDTPSKVIAAIMTHLAQLVTQTLQYQAQIKQAAQRQLNTAEQQTTRQLSQIQSQTIGQLTALQKDSDYAWRSIQQSAQRQVKQAARLTSELRTQTQAAAYQQLTVAASASQNNQKTIMHSAQQQLIQAQRDSEHLRDIVLLHRPSRVLKQGYTMLTDAKDKQILTSGMQLHPEQTVHILLKDGKAKAQIIDVNINK
- a CDS encoding alpha/beta fold hydrolase, whose product is MPLIPAPAGVLEVDALWQQDNPNNPNTDTVALLCHPNPLFDGTMNNKVVTTMYRFARDNGMHVVRFNFRGVGQSTGEHDYAYGEVVDAMTVLQWIAEQTNARKLWLGGFSFGGYVTARVAEQVLEAPHIWGLGDFEITKIALIAPSVEKNDSSDISLPADKTFEIYGNADEVIDPDNMQVFAERLGIAVSVVDGAGHFFHGRLSELKGLLEKHTFGSDS
- the zapE gene encoding cell division protein ZapE encodes the protein MSLSPLQRYEQAVSTDEFTRDEQQFKAMSYLDEIHHQLINSAPQKKGFFSFLKSKPTAPTGLYMWGGVGRGKTWMMDMFYDSLTIDRKMRLHFHHFMQRVHQELNKLQGESDPLEKVADIIYAEAVIICFDEFFVSNVSDAMILGDLFTMLFNRGITLVATSNIEPSGLYKDGLHRDRFMPAIAEVERHTKVMNIDSGIDYRLRVLQQAELYESPMTKANHHWLANRFASLSNNQKISNEPITINGREIRINARTEDILFCDFRHLCMEPRSASDFIEIAKQFSTVLVNAVPALDDDLRDPTRRFIYLVDEFYDRRVKLLVRAQQSILDLYQGEKLAFEIERTRSRLLEMQSEDYLRMEHRVDDAA
- a CDS encoding nitroreductase, whose protein sequence is MTTSEENNKKLSTQDITTDSMQISSEEMIGWINSRRSMGNLDLPAPTQTQIETAIECAATAPDHKKLRPWRFIVTQGDARHELGNALVAAAQAKAVQEDETLSEKDIAKTQAMPLRAPVIITVVTKIQAHKKVPPFEQMLSAGAAVQNLILALKAQGFSTVWRTGLLCNEPAVKSYFDVGPDDYVTAFVYTGTSPKNEPARKPIDIESLVRFES
- a CDS encoding NAD(P)H-dependent glycerol-3-phosphate dehydrogenase, with the translated sequence MTSPNDSNKDISSDNTEVNTNAPEKQNSLLAGIIERATKSGIGRKKLNPSAVESAVAKNMADIHSNPTKLRLAFLGGGSFGTAMANLAARNGCDTTLWVRNKRTVKAMVKTQTNKKYLPGYKLDDSLKYSHDLAAAVKDKDIVFIAVPGLAFRETLKNIAPFISGQSIVSLTKGMEKDTFAMMSDIIKDELPEVNFGVMSGPNLAIEIMKNMPSATVIASESEPLRHAVQAALHSAFFRVFASDDVKGVELGGALKNIYAIAMGMAAAYDVGENTKAMILTRALAEMSRFGVEAGANPLTFLGLSGVGDLYATCSSELSRNYRIGNMLGRGMSIEAAVKKLGQTAEGVNTIQQVHEKATKQGIYMPITHALYAVIYEDKAALGVALHLMEAGFRSDVEFVMAHDHSNAALTAQMKSSSDSIDDESGDTDSQ